In the genome of Streptomyces violaceoruber, the window ACACGTCGGACGTGCGCGGCGGGATCGTGGTGACGGGACCGCGTTCCGGCGACCCCGAGGACACGCTGCGGCTGAGTACCGATCCCGACGATCTGACCTCGTACGCGCTCGCGCAGGTGGTGTGCACCTTCTCCGCCTCCGCCGCGGCCGAGGGCGACGGTTCGGTGATCCTGGCCGGGCCCACCGACCGGTCCGCCCGCCGCTACTCCTGCACGGACGAGGTCCGGGCCCGGCCGGGCAGCAACGAACCGCCCGCCGACGAGGTCACGGGCGGCTGACGGGCCGCACCGCGCGGCACGGGGCGGGTGCCGCGCGAAGGCCCCGCGGGGGCCGTGTGGCGCAGGCCTCACCCTTGCGTGGAGGCGCCCGGAACCGCACACGGCGGGGGGCGCGTCTAGGGGGACGTGCAGCGTCATGGGTTCCTCGGCGGCAGCGCCGCGCTCCGCATCCGTGTGACAGGAAGTGTTCTCCTGGTCGCACATCTCGCGTTCGTCGCCTGGTACGCGCTGCGGCCGCTGGACGTCCCCTGGGTACTGCCGCCCAACCTGGAGCCGTTCGCCGGAATCCGCGCCGACCTGGCGCTGGGCGGGCGCGCGGCGGCCCGTTCGATCGGCGGCTCGCTGGTCCTGCTGGCACCGCTCGGCGTCCTGCTGCCGGTGGCCGGCGGGCGGCTGCACGTCTCGCCGCTGGCGTCCCTGCTGCGCACCACGGCCGCGGCCGCCCTGCTGTCGGTGGGCATCGAGCTGCTGCAGACCGGGGTGCCCGGCCAGGTCGTCGACATCGACTCGGTGCTGCTGAACACGGTGGGCGTGGCCCTCGCACACCTGGCCGTCGTCCCGGCGGGCCGGTCCCGGCTCCGCCGCTGGTACCGGCAGGGCGGGCGGGAGGGCCTCCTCCAGGAGGAGCCCGCTCAGGGTCGGACCCCGACGATTCCCAGGGTCGGTATCGCCCCGTAGAGCGACGCTTTGTGCGGTTCGTCTCCGTAGCGTGGAGGGCAGATGAAGGGGAAGCCGGAGGGCAGCCCCACCCACACGCTCACGAAGGAGCCGCGATGTCCAGCCTCGCCCGCCCCACCCACGGCCGCATGATCGGCGGAGTGTGCGCCGCGCTGGCCCGGCGCTTCGGCACCTCCGCCGGCACGATGCGGGTGATCTTCCTGGTCTCCTGCCTGCTGCCCGGCCCGCAGTTCCTGCTCTACCTGGCCCTGTGGATCCTGCTCCCGTCCGAGGAGAAGGCCGCCCGTACGGCCTGGTGAAAGACGTACCACCCCTCTGGTACACCGATGGGGCGC includes:
- a CDS encoding VanZ family protein, giving the protein MQRHGFLGGSAALRIRVTGSVLLVAHLAFVAWYALRPLDVPWVLPPNLEPFAGIRADLALGGRAAARSIGGSLVLLAPLGVLLPVAGGRLHVSPLASLLRTTAAAALLSVGIELLQTGVPGQVVDIDSVLLNTVGVALAHLAVVPAGRSRLRRWYRQGGREGLLQEEPAQGRTPTIPRVGIAP
- a CDS encoding PspC domain-containing protein, coding for MSSLARPTHGRMIGGVCAALARRFGTSAGTMRVIFLVSCLLPGPQFLLYLALWILLPSEEKAARTAW